A section of the Pseudomonas fluorescens genome encodes:
- the pycC gene encoding Pycsar phage resistance system uridylate cyclase PycC: MSKSWNHDRAAKHIDQKIADVEEITIKDYVRDMSLESIPTSTAYRVDGVHMYADIMNLEDMLNITAVEGTECHKRTLRFLDQHYRAVKRILNKVDARRVDFHSQRLHSLFTKPYNTESGAETKRVQRAVATAQLIIDVLAETGDDDEQIPAAKVRIGIDTGLALAVNNGRSGYREPLFLGDPANHAAKLASNNKARGIYLTNNARKAIGLAESDEPEKSALTAIEIKACQDAAKLDVTSDEIVEEWREDLKKNPIGGYQFSRQTPPLRDMDIYSLTPANSKRQEMVSLYADIDGFTAYVADHINEKTDDVVRTLHVIRSELERVVTSDFEGRRVRFIGDCVQALSCDGTAHTTDEEKSVSEATRLAGALRSSFNLAIERLNAEGIETGDLGLAIGFDLGPIAVTRLGAKGNRVRCAIGRSVIESEKRQCACSGVETAIGQVAYDAASKAVQNLFGKSRKTSHLDYNEATEALADDGDASAKQARSEAYAGSAAIIRADERQVQPHSRQKVDGSR; encoded by the coding sequence ATGAGCAAGAGCTGGAACCATGATCGCGCTGCAAAACACATAGACCAGAAGATCGCTGATGTTGAGGAAATCACCATCAAGGATTACGTGCGCGACATGTCGTTGGAATCGATTCCTACCAGTACCGCGTACCGCGTGGATGGGGTCCACATGTATGCGGACATCATGAATCTCGAGGACATGCTGAACATCACTGCAGTCGAGGGCACAGAGTGTCACAAGCGCACGCTGCGCTTTCTTGACCAGCACTACCGGGCAGTCAAGCGAATTCTCAACAAGGTTGATGCGCGCCGCGTCGACTTCCACAGTCAGCGGCTGCACTCCCTTTTCACTAAGCCGTACAACACTGAGTCCGGCGCTGAGACCAAGCGTGTTCAACGCGCCGTTGCGACTGCGCAATTGATCATTGACGTGCTTGCAGAGACGGGCGACGACGATGAGCAAATCCCAGCAGCCAAGGTTCGAATTGGCATCGATACCGGCCTAGCTCTTGCTGTAAACAATGGCCGCAGCGGGTACCGCGAACCCTTGTTCCTGGGCGATCCAGCGAACCATGCCGCGAAACTGGCCAGTAATAACAAGGCCAGGGGTATCTATCTGACCAACAATGCTCGTAAGGCCATCGGCCTTGCGGAAAGCGATGAGCCGGAAAAATCTGCCCTAACCGCGATAGAGATCAAGGCATGTCAGGATGCGGCCAAGCTGGATGTCACGTCCGACGAGATCGTCGAGGAGTGGCGTGAGGATCTGAAAAAGAACCCCATTGGCGGTTACCAGTTTTCCCGCCAAACCCCACCCCTGCGTGATATGGACATTTACTCGCTGACTCCGGCCAACTCGAAGCGACAGGAGATGGTGAGCCTCTACGCCGATATTGATGGCTTCACAGCCTACGTGGCCGATCACATCAACGAGAAGACCGACGATGTCGTGCGGACTTTGCATGTCATCCGCTCCGAGCTGGAGCGGGTCGTGACTTCCGACTTCGAAGGGCGCCGGGTGCGCTTCATCGGAGACTGCGTGCAAGCCCTATCCTGTGACGGCACCGCGCATACTACTGACGAAGAGAAGTCAGTATCCGAGGCCACACGGCTAGCAGGTGCACTGCGCAGCAGCTTCAATCTCGCAATTGAGCGGCTGAACGCCGAAGGTATTGAAACCGGCGACCTCGGCCTCGCGATTGGCTTCGATCTGGGCCCAATAGCCGTCACGCGCCTGGGCGCCAAGGGTAATAGAGTTAGGTGCGCTATCGGGCGTAGCGTGATCGAGTCTGAGAAACGCCAATGCGCGTGTTCGGGGGTGGAAACCGCGATCGGGCAAGTAGCTTACGACGCAGCATCGAAAGCTGTGCAGAACCTGTTTGGGAAGAGTCGTAAGACATCACACCTGGACTACAACGAAGCTACCGAAGCCCTGGCAGATGATGGGGACGCATCTGCGAAGCAAGCTCGCTCGGAAGCCTATGCGGGTTCCGCCGCCATCATTCGCGCAGATGAGCGTCAGGTGCAGCCCCACTCCCGCCAGAAAGTAGACGGCAGCCGTTGA
- a CDS encoding E2 domain-associated cysteine-rich protein, whose amino-acid sequence MSTALDLIAQVAPDFGGTCVTSVPQTATLDLPIRLVDGRTLPYKLHLRQDGEWIEARESTPHHLPGFCPERHINYDGTFCLFYAGANPLPVSDEPSARAWLETIYKYLKLQERARTLRRWPNGSAWAHGDAARHQLRAQKAASAISGKIANDLAVNQLGLKRRKSKERPILDVISGTVPLFSVWEKSRRVINQKRRCFCGLYGRRRPKRIRRCHDHAKQATELAFALRDWEEAERQYWDSMHGKPCCGSCDSCPLSP is encoded by the coding sequence TTGAGCACAGCGCTCGACCTGATTGCACAGGTCGCCCCAGATTTCGGGGGTACCTGTGTAACATCCGTTCCGCAGACAGCAACGCTTGATCTTCCGATTCGGCTGGTGGACGGGAGAACGCTCCCCTACAAGCTGCATTTACGCCAAGACGGTGAATGGATAGAAGCACGCGAAAGCACACCACATCACTTGCCAGGCTTTTGCCCGGAACGGCACATCAATTATGATGGTACGTTCTGTCTGTTTTACGCGGGCGCCAATCCGCTTCCTGTCTCAGACGAGCCGTCCGCTCGTGCCTGGCTTGAGACAATCTACAAATACCTAAAGCTTCAAGAGCGCGCTCGCACTCTGCGCAGATGGCCGAATGGTTCCGCGTGGGCACACGGCGACGCAGCTCGACATCAACTGCGAGCGCAGAAGGCTGCGAGCGCAATCAGTGGCAAAATCGCTAACGATCTTGCGGTAAATCAGCTAGGGCTCAAGCGCAGAAAGTCCAAAGAGCGACCTATCTTGGATGTGATCTCCGGAACAGTGCCTTTGTTTAGCGTGTGGGAAAAGTCCCGGCGGGTAATCAACCAAAAAAGGCGCTGCTTCTGCGGCCTGTATGGACGCCGCCGTCCTAAACGAATTCGACGCTGCCATGACCATGCAAAGCAGGCTACCGAACTGGCTTTCGCATTGCGGGACTGGGAAGAGGCTGAGCGGCAATATTGGGACTCCATGCACGGCAAGCCTTGCTGTGGTTCCTGCGATAGCTGCCCACTCAGCCCATAA